CACCCCGCTTCAGATTGTGACGGCCGTCAGTGCGATAGCCAACGGCGGTCACCTGATGCAGCCCTATCTGGTGCGTAAGATAACCGACGCTGAAGGCCACACGATTTTCCGGAGGAAGCCCCGATTGGTCCGGCGGGTGATCACCGCTGAAACCAGCCGGACGCTTCTTGACCTGATGAGAAACGTCGTGGCTCCCGGAGGAACAGGAGTCAAAGCCACGATTGACGGATACGATATCGCTGGAAAAACCGGCACGGCCCAGGTGTATGATCCGTCGAAACATGCCTATACGCGCAAGCAGACCATTGATTCCTTTGTTGGTGTCCTGCCAGCCGATCATCCGTCTCTCGTCATTCTGGCCGTCGTTGTGAAGCCCAGGAAAATTTCCTGGGGGGGGACTGTTGCTGCACCCCTTTTTCGGAAAGTGGCCGAAATGGCTCTCGTCCGGTTTCGAATCCCCTCAGAGAAACAGCCAGAACGGAAAGATCACTCTTCCGTCGACCGGGTCGTTGATCGACGGGCCGGAAGTGATATATCGGAAAACATCAAATGATCTGTTGTTTTTCGAGTCTAAAAATCAGAATTGGGGAAAACCTCGATGAGACACGACAGACCCACGCATGACAAACACTGGCTGTCCCTGAATCTTCCTCCTCCCGTTTGCGGGCGTTTTCCGGAGAAGGTTCTGAGCTTGTCCGACGATTCCCGCCAGGTCGAGAACGGTGCGCTTTTTCTGATCCGGCCGGGAGAAGGGTTCCGGTGGGAATTTGTCGATGAAGCGCTGGACCGCGGAGCCTCCTATCTGGTGGCCGACCGGAAAGCGTTCGCGGAGATCGACAGTCGACCGGCTCTTTCCTCCAGAATTTGTGAATCCGCCGGGCTGTCACTGGTGGAGAACCTTCCCCGGGCGGTTGGCCAGCTGGCGTCTTCCTGGTGGGGCTTCCCTTCCTCTTTCCTGAAAGTGATCGGTGTCACGGGGACCAACGGGAAAACCACATCGAGTTTCCTGACGCGCTCTGTTTGCCGTGCCGGAGGATTACCCTGCGGTCTGATCGGAACTGTCGTTTTTGATGTCGGCCATGAAGAGACAGAGGCGCCGCAGACGACTCCCGGTGCCATACGGATTCAATCCCTGTTTGCGGAATCTCTCCGGAACGGACTGAAGTCCGTTTCGATGGAAGTTTCCTCGCACGCGCTCGATCAGGATCGTCTGGCCGGAACGAATTTTTCCGTTGTCCATTTTACAAATCTGACCCGGGATCATCTCGATTATCACCGGACGATGGAAGCCTATTTTGAAGCGAAAAGAAAGCTCCTGATGTGGGAAAACCCGGATGGAAGTCATCCGGTGGCCGTCGTGCATACGGGAGATGAGTATGGGGCCAGACTGGCGAAAGAGCTTGAACGGGATGGGCGCCGGGTCCTGACCTATGGGGAGGGAGCGGATGCCATGATCCGGCCCCTTCGTGTCGACGTCGGTCTGTCGGGAATCCGGGGAACTCTTCGGACGAGCCGGGGAGAAATGTCCATTGATTCCTCCTTGTCCGGCCATTACAACCTCCAGAATATTCTGGGCGCTGTCGGCTGCGGTGAGGCGCTCGGGCTCTCCATGGAAAAAATCGCGGAAGGGATTCATTCCCTCCCCGGTGTTCCGGGACGTTTTGAACGCGTGGACAGTCCGACGGGATTTTCGGTGATCGTGGACTATGCGCATACGGACGACGCTCTTTCGAACCTTTTGTCCGCCGTTCGCCCGGTGACCCGGGGAAAGGTCATCACCGTTTTCGGCTGCGGCGGGGATCGGGATCGGGGAAAACGCCCTCGCATGGGGAGCGTCGCCGGCCGTCTTTCCGATTTTGTTGTCCTGACATCGGACAATCCCCGAACGGAAAATCCGGAATCGATCCTGGATGAAATAGAGCCGGGACTTCGGGAGACGGGAACCCCCTATGTCCGGGTTTCCGACCGAAAATCCGCGATCTTTGAGGCCATTCGTCGGGCCCGCCCCGGAGATGCGGTCGTGATCGCCGGAAAAGGGCACGAGAACTACCAGATTCTGGGAAAGCAAAAAATACACTTCGATGATCGGGAAATTGCCCGTCTCGCCCTCGCGGAGAGCTCCCGTTGACCGATTCTCTCTCGTTCTGGCTCGACAAGGGATCTGTTCTGCGGGAAACATCCGCAAGAGAGGAAGGACCAGCTCTTCCCGACGACACACCGTTTGCCGGTGTTTCGACGGATACGCGCGATCTGCGTCCCGACATGCTGTTTGTGGCATTGAGGGGTGACGCGTTCGATGGGCACGACTATGTCGGGGAAGCCTTTCGGAAGGGAGCCAGAGCTGCACTGGTCTCGCGCTCTGTGGAGGCAACAGGTCCCCTTCTGATTGTCGGGGACACGCGTCTGGCCCTTCAGGGTCTCGCTCGAGCGATCGTCCGGAAAAGATTCGCAGAAGGGAAGCGGCTGGTGACACTCACGGGGACCGCCGGAAAAACGACGACCCGGGAACTGCTCTGCCTCGTGCTGTCGGCGGAGGGAAGGCGTCCTCACACAAATCGTCAGAACTGGAACAATGAAATCGGTGTCCCCCGTACACTCTGGGAATGGGGTGAGAAGGACGGAGACGCTGTTCTCGAAGTGGGAATCCGAAAGCCGGGCGACATGGATTATTTGTCGTCGGTTCTGGTTTCCGATGCCTCCATCGTGACATCCGTGGGGGAGGGACATCTGGAGACCCTGGGCTCGGTCGAAGGCGTCTGGAAAGAGAAATCGCACCTGCTCAACTGGGTTCGCCCGGGGGGAGCGATCGTTCTTCCGCTGGACCTCCTTATCCGATATCCAGCCTCTCCTGTCTTCCGGGAACGGCAGAGAAGATTTTTCTTTGTCGAACTGGACCCGGATCCCGGAGATTCCGCACGGGGTCCCCGGTCGGTTCCGGAAGGATCCACGATTCTGACCGGCACCCTCCGGAAAGAAGAAGGTGGAAAATGGATCTTGTCCGGCACAACGGGCCCGGAGTCTTTTTCCTGGAAAATGCCTTCCCCTTCCTCCATTTTGGCAATGGATGCCCTCCTTGCACTGGCTGCCGGAAACGCGTTGGGAGTCTCTCTCCAGGAAGGCGCGAACCACCTTGAAAATTTTTCTCCTCTCCCGGGAAGAATGCAAGAAAAAAGAACGCCGGAAGGAGCGCTGCTTCTTCTCGACCATTACAATTCCAATCCCCTTTCCCTCCGGGGTGCTTTCCAGTGGTGTGCCGAGGTCTGGAAAAAAGAGGCGACTCTCTCCAGGGGGGAACCAGGAAAACTCCTCGCCGTTCTTGGAGACATGCTGGAGTTGGGGGAAGATTCCCCCCGTCTCCACCGGGAAGCCGGCCGGATCGCCGCCGAAACTCCCTTTTCTGCAATCTTCTACAAGGGTGATTTTTTCCAGGAATTCCGCGAGGGCTACCTTTCCGGCAAAGGCGAAGAGGCCAGACTTGTCCCTCTTTCGGGGCCGCCGTCTTCCGGACAGGGTGTTTTTCCGATCCTGACGAGGGGGGATGTTGTCCTGATCAAGGGCTCCCGCGGCATGCATCTTGAACAGGAAGCGCGTTTGTTCGGTGTGGAGGCCTGATGCTCTACCAGTTGTTTCATCTCCATCAGGAATATCCCTTCTTCAATATTTTCCGGTACATCACCTTCCGCGCCATCTATGCGACCGTCACCTCCATGGTTCTGCTGCTTGTCCTTGGCCCATGGCTGATTCAGTGGCTCCGACGTCTTCAGATCGGACAGGAGGTCCGGGACGACGGACCCAAATCGCATTTGGCCAAACAGGGAACGCCGACGATGGGAGGGGTTCTGATCCTCCTCGGGATTTTTGTGTCGACCCTCCTGTGGGCGGACCTGTCCGATCCGTATGTCTGGATGGTTCTGGGCGCCCTTGGTGCCAATGGTGTCATCGGATTTCTGGACGATTACCTGAAGGTCCTGAAAAAACAGTCCAAGGGACTTCTTGCCTGGCAGAAGTTTACCCTTCAGATTCTGTCCGGGGTTCTTCTCAGTATGTGGTACCTCTGGGTCAACCATGCGGATACGCGCATCGTCGTGCCTTTTCTGAAGGAGCTGAATCCTGCACTGGGCATTTTGTTCCTCCCGTTCGCCGTGGGCGTGCTGTCCGGTACCGCCAATGCCGTCAATCTGACGGACGGACTGGACGGGCTGGCAGTGGGTCCCGTCATCGTCGTGTCACTTGCGTTCATGGGGATCACGTACGTCACCGGTCACGAACTGTTTGCGCGTTACCTCACGATCATTCCGGTTCCCGGAGCGGGGGAGCTCGCGATTGTTTGCGGGGCCATGGTGGGTTCTTCTCTGGGGTTCCTCTGGTTCAATGCCTATCCCGCTTCGATCTTCATGGGTGATGTGGGGGCCCTGGCCCTCGGCGGAGGGATCGGCATGATGGCGATCGTGACGCGCCAGGAGCTTCTCCTGCTGCTTCTGGGAGGGATTTTTGTCGCCGAGGCCGTCTCGGTCATTGCCCAGGTGCTCTCTTACAAAATTCGCAAAAAAAGGGTGCTCAGAATGGCTCCCCTGCATCACCACTATGAGCTGGGAGGTGTCGAGGAACCCAAGGTGATCGTGCGGTTCTGGATTGTATCGATCATCCTGGCTCTTTTGAGCTTGAGCACCTTCAAGCTTCGCTGATGTCAAGGAGGCGGGGAATGACCGGATTTGGTCAATGACGGAAAAGAGGGAAAGGAAACTTCCCCCTGCCGGTGAAACCATTACCGTGATTGGAGCCGGACGTTCGGGGTGGCCGCCGCTCGTCTTGCACGGGCGCTGGGATATCGCGTCCGTCTGCTGGACGAAGGGCCTGTTCCCCCAAAGAAAAAAAACTTCTTCAGGAAGAGGGGGTTGAGGTTCAGGAAGGCCGGGCGTTCGACGCGCGGGAGATCCTGTCGCTGCCCTTTGTCATCGTGAGTCCAGGTGTTCCGCCGCGAAAATGGGCAGGACAGGAAGCGCCGTTGTATATCAGAAACGTGATGGGGGAGATGGAATGGGCCTCCAGCTGGACGGCCGTTCCTCTCGTGGCGGTTGGCGGAACGAACGGAAAATCGACGACGTCGGCTCTCCTTGCCCATTTTCTGGAGGCTGCCGGAGAACGTGTCTTTCTGGGAGGAAACTTCGGAACACCCCTTTCGGACATGGTTCTGTCGGAACGAAGGGGAAGTTCCCCCCTGCCCACTGTTGCGGTGGTGGAACTGTCGAGTTTTCAGGCGGAAACGATGGGGATTTTCCGGCCGGTGGTCAATCTCCTTCTGAACATCACTCCGGACCACCTGGATCGCTATCTTTCGGTGGACCATTATCGAAATGCCAAATGGAATGCCTTCCAGACAATGGAAAAGGAGAGTTTTACCGTCCTCAACAGGGACCCGGCGTGCGGTGTTTATCCACCGTTCTCCCCCATTTCGTCCCGGCTGGCCTGGTTCTATGGGTCCAAAGGATCCTGTCCGGACAGGACCGGGGGGCTCATCCTGGAGGGGGATGCCTTGTCGGCAACTCTTGACGGAATCGAGGGGCTTCCCCCGATTTCCTGGAATCTGGAAAAATTTCCTCTCGAGGGAATGGGAAACCGGCAGAACCTGGCTGCGTCTCTCCTGGGTGCCGTGCTGTATCTCAAGGCCACGGGAAAACATCCGGAACAGGTGACGACAGTCCTGGAAGAGGCAGCCGCTTCTTTCCGGGGTCTGCCGCACCGGATGGAAGTGGTGGGAGAGTGGAAGGGTATCCGGTTCATCAATGATTCCAAGGCAACAAATGTGGACGCCACGCGCCTGGCCCTGGAGGGTTATGCGGGGCATTCTCCGTTTGTTCACCTGATTCTGGGGGGTCGGGACAAGGGAGCTCCCTATGCGCCTCTCCGGGAGGGGATCCGGACGTCCGTCAAATCGATTGCGGTGTTGGGCGAAGCCCGGGACAAAATCCGGGAAGAACTGGGAAGTCTTGTTCCCCTGAGGATGTGCGAGAGCCTGGAGGAGGCGGTGGACGTCGCAGCCGGACAGGCGTCCGAAGGAGACAGGGTCCTCTTGTCCCCGGCATGTTCAAGCTACGATATGTTTCACGGATATGAAGAGCGGGGGGCTGTCTTCCGGTCGATCGTGGAAAACTGGATCCGTCGCCGGGAGCGGGCGCGATGAAAGCGATGGGGTTTCCCCTGACGGAACAACCGGAGGCCGGGAAGACGCCTATGCCCACCCGAAAAGTCGATATTCTTCTTCTTTTTGCGGTCACCTTTCTCCTGTGTATCGGCATCGGGATGGTCATGTCGGCGTCCTTGTCGACAAGCCAGCCTTTTCGCCTGTTTTCCCGGCAGCTGATTTCCGGAGTGATTGCCCTGGGAGTGATGATTGTCGTCGCCCGGATCGATTATCACCTCTGGTTTGAATGGCGTCTTCTTCTCTACGCGGGAGGAATGATTTCCCTCATTGCGCTCTATATCCCCCACGTCGGGATGGTCATGAACGGTGCCAGGCGCTGGATCCATCTGGCAGGACTCACTCTCCAGCCCTCCGAACTGGCACGGGACGCCATGATCATTCTGACGGCCGTCCTTCTGGTCAAAGCGCGAAAACTCTCTCCTGAGGGCCCGCTGGTGCTCCCCCGCAAGAACCTGATTTCGTTCGGGGTGTTTCTGGGACTCTATGTTGTTCTCATCCTTCGGGAGCCGGATTTCGGTTCTTGCGTCTTTATGCTCTCGGTCCTTTTCCTGATGTTCTTTCTCGGGGGGGTCCCCCTCTCCCTGCTCGCGCGGTTGGCGGCAGCAGCGATCCCTGTTGTTGTCTGGTTTCTTGTTCATCATCGGTACACCCTGGAGCGATTCTCGAATTTCCGGATGGCTCGTCATGCGTCATCGGCAGCTGCTACCCAGCTTGGGCAATCTCTCGTTGCCCTGGGGTCCGGGGGGCTGACCGGAGCCGGTTTGGGGCATGATTGGGTGGGAGGGGGAATCCTTCCGGAGCCAGGAACGGATTTCATCTTCGCCCTGGTCGGGGAGCAGCTCGGTCTTGTGGGAACGCTGTCCGTTGTGTTTCTTTTTGGCATTCTTTTCTATCGGGGAATGCATGTCGCCAAGCACGCCCCGGACTTTGCCGGACGGATGCTTGCCCTCGGATTCACCCTTTCGATTGCGATCGAGGCGATTTTCAACATGGGTGTCGCGACCGGCCTTCTCCCGACCAAGGGAATCCCGTTGCCTTTCATGAGTTTTGGCGGATCGTCCCTGCTCGCAAACGCTCTTGGGGTCGGGATTGTCTTGTCCGTCTCCCGATTTTCTGTTCCTCCTCCCCGGGAGCAGTCCCTTTTGAACGGAGAGACGCGATGAACTCCCCCCGGCTTCCCCGGCAAATCTCCCGTCTTGCTGTGACCGGGGGAGGGACGGGAGGACATGTGGTTCCTGCCCTCAACCTTCTTGAGGCGGCCCGCCGGGAATTAGGCGCGGCCATCTTGTATATCGGAACGCCAGGAAATCTGGAGGAAAGACTGGCTCTGGAGAAAGGGATTCCCTTTGCGGGCATTCCGACATCGGGGTTCATGGGAAAGAGCATGCGGGCGAAACTGACCGCGGTTGCCCGCGTTCTTCCCGGCGTTTCGGAATCTCTTCGGGTTCTGAAAGACTTTCGGCCGGACCTGCTTGTCGGAACGGGCGGGTATGTTCAGGTGCCTTCCGTGCTGACGGCAGCCCTGCTTGGAATCCCGGCCTTTCTTCTTGAGCCGAACGGGGTGACCGGTTGGGCCAATCGGCTTTTGAAGCCTTTTGCCGCTGGGGTCGTTCTTCCGTATGGCGACAAGGGGCCAACCGGAATTCCCCTGGGCGGGAGGGGCCGACCCGATCGACCGGGCAGAGAACGTTTTCAGGGTGTGCTGACAATTCTGATTGCGGGGGGAAGTCAGGGAGCAAGGCAGATTAACAGGGAAGTCCCGAAAATCCTGAAGGCCCTTCTCGAAAAAGAAACGCTCCCATTGAAGATCGTCCATCAGGCGGGAGAGTCCGGAGAGAGGGAAACGAGAGAGCTTTACAAAAATCTCGGAATCGAAGCCGATGTTCTTGGATTTGACCCGTCGTTGTCCGCCCGGTATCGTTCATGCGCGCTGACGATCGCGCGGGCGGGTGCCATGACGGTGGCGGAAATCACATACGCGGGGACCCCCGCGTTTTATGTGCCCTATCCGCTGGCCATCGGTGACCATCAGCGGATCAATGCGGAGTCTGTCCAGCGCGCGGGAGGTGGCTGGGTCTGGTCCGACGCTTCCCTGACGGAAACATCCGCGCGGGCAATGGAACTCTCCGCTGTACTGAGAGAGCCGGACCGTCTTCGGGAGGCGGGAGACAGGGCCTGGGCCCTGTCTCCCGGGAGGCCGTCCGGGGAATGGCTTCTTTCCCTTCTTGATCGGGGAGAAGGGAGCAAAAGGGGCGGAATGACAGTTTCCAAATGACGGGAAATTGTCCATAATTGCAAGAATGTCTGTCCGTGTCGGAGAGTTTGCCGATAAAAGGGATATGGGGCACGGAAGTCCGTGTTTCGTTTCCGCGGGCGGAAACGACAAGGGGGAACGATGTGGAATGACAGCTTCAGATCCTTTCACTTTGTGGGTATTGGCGGTAACGGGATGGCGCCTGTGGCCGAAATCCTGCTTTCCCGCGGTGCCCTCGTATCCGGTTCGGACAAGACGCAGACGGACCTGACACGACGGTTATCCGAACTCGGTGCGCGCGTCTTTGTCGGGCATCGGGCGGAACAGGTCGGTGCGGTGGATGCCGTCGTCATCTCCACGGCAATCTCCCAGGAAAACCCTGAACTACTGGAGGCCCGGCGGCTGGGGATTCCGGTTGTTCATCGGGGAGAGGCGCTGGCAGGCATCATGCGTGGATTTCAGGGTGTCGCAGTGGCCGGATCCCACGGAAAGACGACCACAACGTCCATGATTGCCCACGTCCTGGCCCACGGGGGGCTCGATCCCACCTGTGTGGTGGGTGGACGCGTTCCCGGTTTCGGGGGAAACGCCCGCGTCGGAAAGAAAAACATTTTTATTGCGGAAGCGGATGAGAGCGATGGGTCCTTCCTGAAAATCTCTCCCCATGTCGCCGTCGTGACGAATGTCGATCAGGAGCACCTCGACTACTACCAGTCGTTCGACCAGCTGAAGGCGGCTTTTGAGCGGTTTCTCACGTCCGTTCCTCCGGAGGGGCTCGCTGTTGCCTGCCTGGACGATCCGGAGCTGTCGAACATTCTTCCTTCCCTGAACGCGCCCCACTGGACCTACGGCTTCTCCCCCGCGGCGGACGTCGTCGGGAGCGATGTTTCCGCAGAGGGACTTTCCACATCGTTTTCTGTCCGCCTCCGTGGAAAGGATATCGGAACCTTCATGCTGAATGTTCCGGGTGTGCACAATGTGCTGAACGCACTCGCGACGATCGCAGTCGCGCACCATTTCGGCCTCGAGGCGGAATGTGCCAGGGAAGCGCTGGAGAGATTTCGCGGCGTCGGTCGACGGTTCACTCAGGTGGGTGAGGAAGGCGGAATCCGGATTGTGGATGACTACGGCCACCACCCGACAGAGATCGGCGTGACACTTGCCGCAGCACGCCAGGCCTATCCGGACAGGCGTCTGGTCGTTGCGTTCCAGCCGCACCGTTTTTCCAGGACGCGGGATCTTCTTTCCCGGTTCGCATCGGCTTTCCAGCTGGCCGATGTGCTAGTCCTGGGAGAGATCTACGGGGCGGGGGAAAGCCCGATCGCCGGGATAACCGGCCGGCGTCTCTTTGACGAAATCCGGACCTCTTTCGAGAATGAAGCCTACTTTGCCGGAGACCAGAGCGAAATGATCTCCCGCCTCATGACAATATTAAAACCGGGAGACCTTCTGATAACGATGGGCGCGGGAGATGTCACCCATCTGGGAGGTGAAGTCCTGGCCCGCCTCAGGCAGTCCAGCCGGGTGGTCGGATGATCCTTCACGACGAGCCCTTGTCCCGGCATTCGTCCATCCGCACGGGAGGTCCGGGACAGATTGTCGCTCTGGTCGAGTCGACGGAAGAGTTGATGTCTGTCCTGCAAAGAGTCAAGGAGGGAATCTTTCCCTCCCCGGTCCGTTTTATCGGGAACGCAAGCAACATCCTTTTTCCGGACGGGGGGCTTCTTGGAACCGTGATCTCGCTCAAGAAGATGGACCGGTTTACCCTGCGCCCGGATGGACTGATCGAGGCAGAAGCCGGTGCGTTCCTTCCCCGGCTGGCCTTCCATGCAGCACGGCAGGGACGGGGAGGTCTTGGGTTTCTGTCGGGAATTCCCGGGACGGTGGGCGGCGGAATCGTCATGAATGCCGGTACCACGACGGGGGAGATGGGGGATATTCTTCGTGAAGTCTGCCTGGTTTCGCCGGATGGGGCCATGGAGCGGATCGTCCGGGAAGACCTCCGGTTTTCCTACCGGACGTCGGAGTTCCAGCGGGAAGAGCTTTCGGAGCGTCCGTCTCGCTGGCAGGACTGGGTAATCGTTTCGGCCGTTCTGGAGACATTTCCGGCCGAACCTGTTTTTCTGATGGAGGAATGGGAGCGCCTCCGGCGTTCGAGAAGCGAGGCTCAACCGCTCGACAAACCTAATCTGGGTTCTGTTTTCCGAAACCCGCCGGGGGATTTTGCCGGTCGGCTGATTGAAGACGCGGGATGGAAAGGCGTCGTACGGGGAGGAATAGAAATTTCTCCCCGTCACGCGAACTTCTTCGTCAACCGGGGCGGTGGTCTGTCCAGGGATTTTCGGTCGCTTGTGGAAGACGTGCGGCTTGCAATCCTTAAGGAAAACGGTATCCGGCTTGAGACAGAGGTGGAAATCGTGCCGGAAGAAACGCCGGCAGCAGTCTGAAAGGCGAAGGGATCGTGCTGAAAAAGACATTTCGTAAGGTGGCGGTGTTGATGGGAGGGGATTCTCCCGAGGCGGCCGTTTCGCGCATGAGTGGAAAGGCTGTTCTGGAGGCCCTGAGGAGTCGCGGGTATGAGGCCATTCCGGTGGAAGCCGGACCGGACCTTTTCCACACGCTGCTCCGCACTTCGCCCGATGTCTGCTTTCTGGCCACCCACGGAGGTCACGGTGAGAACGGAGCCCTGCAGGGGTGCCTGGAAGTGCTCGGCATTCCCTATACCGGCTCCGGTGTTCTCGGAAGTGCTCTCGGGATGAGTAAAAGCGCCTCCCGAGCCCTGTTTCGTCAGGGAGGACTCGACGTTCCGGAGACTGTCGCGATCGAATCCGGAGAGAGGCTGACTCCGGACAAGATTCCCTTCCCTCTTCCCTTTATGGTCAAGCCGGAATCGGCGGGTTCCTCGATCGGGGTGACACGGGTAGACCATTTCCCGGACCTGCCTCAAGCGCTCCTCGAGGCGGAAAAACATTCCTCCCGCATTCTCGTGGAGCCGTTCCTTCCGGGACGGGAGGTCCAGTCCGCCATTCTGGACGGCCGGTATCTGGGCGCGATAGAAATCGTTCCGGATTCTTCGGAGCCCTTTTATACCTACGCATCCAAGTATCAGAAAGGAAAATCGCGGCACATTTTTCCGGCTCCCCTGACGAGCGATGTTGCTTCCCGGCTTGAAGAAGCCACTCTTCGCGCTTTCGGTCTTCTGGAGCTTCGAGGGGTTGCCCGCATGGACACTTTGGTCCTTCCGGATGGCCGCGTGGTCGTCCTGGAAATGAACACGTTGCCGGGGTTGACGGAAACCTCCCTCGTCCCCGAAATCGCCAGAGGATGCGGCCTCTCGTTTGAGGACCTGGTGGAAACGATTCTGTCTTCGGCCCGTTTGGATACTCCCGCTCCGACACCTGTTTGCTAGCCATGTCCACTCTTCCCGCACCGTCCGGAGATCTTCCTTCGGGTCAGCAGGAGCCGGTTTCCCGAAAAAGCTGGAAAGGAAAAGGACGTCTCGTCCTGATGGGATTCTTCTTCTTTTTCCTGACCGTTTTGTCTTTTGGACCCGGACATTTTGCCTTTCCTCCCGCCAGACCGATCGTTCTTGAGGGCTGGCCGGTCGTTCCGGTGAAAACGCTTGAATCGTGGATTGAAAAAGCACCGGAAGGAACGTTTCTGAAGTTTGCCGACCTTCACGATTGGATGGAGCGGCATCCATGGATCCGGGAAGTGTCCGCCAAAACTTTTCCCTGGGGGGCCCGGACGATCACGGTCCGTTTGAAGACACCCATGGCCGTGCTCCGTTCTTCTTCCGGAATCCTCCCTCCAGGAACGGATCTTCCCTCCGAAAGTCCACACTTTGTTCCCTACCTGCTTCCGGATGGAAAAGTTCTGACAGGTCTTGTTGTTCCCGCGGTTTCCCGGTTGCCGGAAGTGATTGTCCGTTCTCCGATCGGACGCTCGGGAGGGAAAAGTCTGGTCGCGGCGATTCGGCTTGTCCAAAAATGCCATGCTAGCGGAGCTCCGTCAGGTCAACTGTTCGTCTTCCGAAAACCCCACGAGATCCGGTTTTTTCCAGATCGTTCTTCCGTCTATCTGATTTTGCCGGAAGAAGGCTCCTGCCAGCCGTTCCGGCTCTATTCGAGGCTTCTCGGCCGCTTGTCGGCCCTTCCCGCAGGAGTCGTCCCGATCGGCTACGACCTTCGTTTCAAAGGGATGATCCTCGTTCGTCCGGCTTCCCTTGCGAAGCCCGACAAAAAATCGAAAGCAGGATCGTCCGGTCGATGATTTCCGGGACTTCCCGGCCGGGCCTGTTGTCCTGATTTCCCCAGATATGCGACAATCTGCACCGGGATTCCCGACGGAGAACTCCGTTTTTTTGATGGCTCCAGTGCAATTCTTAACGGTTGAAACGAAGGATGAGAACAAGGTGTCGAGCAATCCTCTTTATGCAGCTGTCGATCTTGGTTCGACGAAAGTTGTTGCGGTGGCGGGTCACGCAGTGGACGACAATCTTTTCGAGGTGGTGGGTCTGGGAACATCCCCGACAGGCTCGGCACTTCGAAACGGAACGATTATCGGGGTTCCGCAGGCCGTGACCGCGATCAATCGTGCGGTGGACCAGGCTCAGCGGATGGCGGGCCGGCCCATCAAACACGTCGTTGTCGGTTTTGCCGGAGGAGAAATTGTCGGCATGGACCAGCGGGTGACGATCGCGTTGAGAGACCGGGAAGTGCAGCCATCCGATATCGAAAAGGTTCTCCAGGAAGCGCGCTCAATGATTAACCGCCCCCAGGCGGAAATCCTGCATGTCATCCCCAAGTCCTACACGATCGATGATCTGGCGAACATCCCCAATCCGGTGGGCATGGTCGGTGCCCGCCTGGAAGCGCACGTCCATGTCATCCGGGGCTCCGAAATGGTAATTGCCAACCTCCGTCGGACGATCGAACGGTCGGGACTTCTCTTGCAGGAGGGAGATCTCGTCCTCCAGCCCCTGGCGGCTGCCAGGGCTCTCCTGACGGAGGACGACAAGGAGCTGGGCGTCGCGATTGTCGATATCGGCGGGGGA
The sequence above is drawn from the Leptospirillum ferriphilum ML-04 genome and encodes:
- a CDS encoding UDP-N-acetylmuramoyl-tripeptide--D-alanyl-D-alanine ligase encodes the protein MTDSLSFWLDKGSVLRETSAREEGPALPDDTPFAGVSTDTRDLRPDMLFVALRGDAFDGHDYVGEAFRKGARAALVSRSVEATGPLLIVGDTRLALQGLARAIVRKRFAEGKRLVTLTGTAGKTTTRELLCLVLSAEGRRPHTNRQNWNNEIGVPRTLWEWGEKDGDAVLEVGIRKPGDMDYLSSVLVSDASIVTSVGEGHLETLGSVEGVWKEKSHLLNWVRPGGAIVLPLDLLIRYPASPVFRERQRRFFFVELDPDPGDSARGPRSVPEGSTILTGTLRKEEGGKWILSGTTGPESFSWKMPSPSSILAMDALLALAAGNALGVSLQEGANHLENFSPLPGRMQEKRTPEGALLLLDHYNSNPLSLRGAFQWCAEVWKKEATLSRGEPGKLLAVLGDMLELGEDSPRLHREAGRIAAETPFSAIFYKGDFFQEFREGYLSGKGEEARLVPLSGPPSSGQGVFPILTRGDVVLIKGSRGMHLEQEARLFGVEA
- the murD gene encoding UDP-N-acetylmuramoyl-L-alanine--D-glutamate ligase, which translates into the protein MEPDVRGGRRSSCTGAGISRPSAGRRACSPKEKKLLQEEGVEVQEGRAFDAREILSLPFVIVSPGVPPRKWAGQEAPLYIRNVMGEMEWASSWTAVPLVAVGGTNGKSTTSALLAHFLEAAGERVFLGGNFGTPLSDMVLSERRGSSPLPTVAVVELSSFQAETMGIFRPVVNLLLNITPDHLDRYLSVDHYRNAKWNAFQTMEKESFTVLNRDPACGVYPPFSPISSRLAWFYGSKGSCPDRTGGLILEGDALSATLDGIEGLPPISWNLEKFPLEGMGNRQNLAASLLGAVLYLKATGKHPEQVTTVLEEAAASFRGLPHRMEVVGEWKGIRFINDSKATNVDATRLALEGYAGHSPFVHLILGGRDKGAPYAPLREGIRTSVKSIAVLGEARDKIREELGSLVPLRMCESLEEAVDVAAGQASEGDRVLLSPACSSYDMFHGYEERGAVFRSIVENWIRRRERAR
- the mraY gene encoding phospho-N-acetylmuramoyl-pentapeptide-transferase, which encodes MLYQLFHLHQEYPFFNIFRYITFRAIYATVTSMVLLLVLGPWLIQWLRRLQIGQEVRDDGPKSHLAKQGTPTMGGVLILLGIFVSTLLWADLSDPYVWMVLGALGANGVIGFLDDYLKVLKKQSKGLLAWQKFTLQILSGVLLSMWYLWVNHADTRIVVPFLKELNPALGILFLPFAVGVLSGTANAVNLTDGLDGLAVGPVIVVSLAFMGITYVTGHELFARYLTIIPVPGAGELAIVCGAMVGSSLGFLWFNAYPASIFMGDVGALALGGGIGMMAIVTRQELLLLLLGGIFVAEAVSVIAQVLSYKIRKKRVLRMAPLHHHYELGGVEEPKVIVRFWIVSIILALLSLSTFKLR
- a CDS encoding UDP-N-acetylmuramoyl-L-alanyl-D-glutamate--2,6-diaminopimelate ligase, which translates into the protein MRHDRPTHDKHWLSLNLPPPVCGRFPEKVLSLSDDSRQVENGALFLIRPGEGFRWEFVDEALDRGASYLVADRKAFAEIDSRPALSSRICESAGLSLVENLPRAVGQLASSWWGFPSSFLKVIGVTGTNGKTTSSFLTRSVCRAGGLPCGLIGTVVFDVGHEETEAPQTTPGAIRIQSLFAESLRNGLKSVSMEVSSHALDQDRLAGTNFSVVHFTNLTRDHLDYHRTMEAYFEAKRKLLMWENPDGSHPVAVVHTGDEYGARLAKELERDGRRVLTYGEGADAMIRPLRVDVGLSGIRGTLRTSRGEMSIDSSLSGHYNLQNILGAVGCGEALGLSMEKIAEGIHSLPGVPGRFERVDSPTGFSVIVDYAHTDDALSNLLSAVRPVTRGKVITVFGCGGDRDRGKRPRMGSVAGRLSDFVVLTSDNPRTENPESILDEIEPGLRETGTPYVRVSDRKSAIFEAIRRARPGDAVVIAGKGHENYQILGKQKIHFDDREIARLALAESSR